A window of the Candidatus Palauibacter scopulicola genome harbors these coding sequences:
- a CDS encoding tetratricopeptide repeat protein, with protein MTGLARELMARRVPHMLALYAGGSWALIEFTGFLVDEFLLSPHWTRVVMTALLLVLPSVAMLAWFHGRRGRDDVPLAEKVGIPANLAVAAVALFLLFGGRDLGAATTSVSVETEDGETVERVIPKTEFRKRAALFPFDAGPGLGEDEAWLTYAAPVALELDLAADDFFEAVAPGEFAHRLFELGLPTLRGVPPALRRQISRDFHAPFMVSGAVGRGDAGYRVTLTVHEARRGSPVSETLHEGPDFLALIDEMSATLAEALRIPDRPEVENLPVRERLTENDAAWEAFGRASEQLFLPTLDLGAAIEGFDVATTLDPTFALAQYELAMLLLAANEPEEAIAPISMAVDNAYRLPERAGFMVKSDYYFITQQADRAWAVIEMWVDLYPEDTAALDYYSLVQTLRGDWEGLLETLGTLYRLSPGEHSLLMDMADVHRRLGQYELALSALGRYVEQFPDDVAGHVEMARIDRRRGEHERAREHLGRALIVAPTLPDLALELASLDLDTGRFEEARRGYEQALELADTPDQRAAALDGLKAYHRFRGQLEAAIGTTGPWLDEVSLILAPVEIAQDRFSDIDLYLEAGRDRAAALLLDSLQARLPPALADFQVPRWRLRIALGAGDGEAALRAYDAAIAAMEANDFGVQRPLLIADRGRIDELQGDYDAAVERFREAMALDPGRNLHLETGRALRAAGRLAEAESELREALRRIPADPHAHLELASVLEVNGNPEGAREHLRSALAAWAPADASFEPPREARAKLAELDGAN; from the coding sequence GTGACGGGGCTGGCCAGGGAGCTCATGGCGCGGCGCGTGCCGCACATGCTCGCGCTCTACGCGGGCGGGTCGTGGGCGCTGATCGAGTTCACGGGCTTCCTGGTCGACGAGTTCCTGCTCTCTCCGCACTGGACGCGGGTGGTCATGACCGCGCTCCTCCTGGTGCTGCCGAGCGTGGCGATGCTCGCGTGGTTCCACGGCCGGCGGGGGCGGGACGACGTGCCGCTGGCCGAGAAGGTCGGGATCCCCGCAAACCTCGCCGTCGCCGCGGTCGCCCTGTTCCTTCTCTTCGGCGGCAGGGATCTCGGGGCGGCGACGACCTCGGTGTCCGTGGAGACGGAAGACGGGGAGACCGTCGAGCGCGTCATCCCGAAGACGGAGTTCCGCAAGCGGGCGGCGCTCTTCCCGTTCGACGCGGGCCCCGGACTCGGCGAGGACGAGGCCTGGCTCACGTACGCCGCGCCCGTTGCGCTCGAGCTGGACCTCGCCGCCGACGACTTCTTCGAGGCGGTGGCGCCCGGCGAGTTCGCGCACCGCCTGTTCGAACTCGGGCTGCCGACGCTGCGCGGCGTGCCGCCGGCCCTCAGGCGGCAGATCTCGCGGGACTTCCACGCGCCGTTCATGGTGTCGGGCGCGGTCGGGCGCGGGGACGCCGGCTATCGGGTGACGCTGACGGTGCACGAGGCGCGGCGCGGGTCGCCCGTGAGCGAGACCCTGCACGAGGGGCCGGACTTCCTCGCACTCATCGACGAGATGTCCGCGACGCTCGCCGAGGCGCTGCGGATCCCCGACCGCCCGGAGGTCGAGAACCTCCCCGTCCGCGAGCGCCTGACCGAGAACGATGCGGCGTGGGAGGCCTTCGGCCGCGCCTCCGAACAACTCTTCCTCCCCACCCTGGACCTCGGCGCCGCGATCGAAGGGTTCGACGTGGCGACGACGCTGGACCCGACGTTCGCGCTGGCCCAGTACGAACTCGCCATGCTGCTCCTCGCCGCCAACGAGCCCGAGGAAGCCATCGCCCCGATCTCGATGGCGGTGGACAACGCCTACCGCCTGCCGGAGCGCGCCGGGTTCATGGTGAAGTCCGACTACTACTTCATCACGCAGCAGGCGGACCGGGCCTGGGCCGTGATCGAGATGTGGGTCGACCTCTATCCCGAGGACACGGCGGCGCTCGACTACTACAGCCTCGTGCAGACCCTGAGGGGGGACTGGGAGGGACTGCTGGAGACCCTCGGCACGCTGTACCGGCTGAGCCCCGGCGAGCACTCCCTCCTCATGGACATGGCCGATGTTCACCGGAGGCTGGGGCAGTACGAACTCGCCCTGAGCGCGCTGGGCCGGTACGTGGAGCAGTTCCCGGACGACGTCGCGGGCCACGTGGAGATGGCCCGCATCGACCGGCGGCGCGGGGAGCACGAACGGGCGCGCGAACACCTCGGCCGGGCGCTGATTGTCGCGCCTACGCTGCCGGACCTGGCCCTGGAGCTCGCCTCGCTCGACCTCGACACGGGCCGCTTCGAGGAGGCGCGCCGGGGGTACGAACAGGCGCTGGAGCTGGCCGACACGCCCGACCAGCGGGCCGCCGCGCTCGACGGCCTGAAGGCGTACCACCGGTTCCGGGGGCAGCTCGAAGCGGCCATCGGGACGACGGGCCCGTGGCTCGACGAGGTGTCGCTGATCCTGGCGCCCGTCGAGATCGCGCAGGACCGGTTCTCCGACATCGACCTCTACCTCGAGGCGGGCCGCGACCGGGCCGCCGCTCTCCTGCTGGACTCCCTGCAGGCGAGGCTGCCGCCTGCCCTGGCCGACTTCCAGGTGCCGCGCTGGAGGCTCCGCATCGCGCTCGGGGCCGGCGACGGCGAGGCGGCGCTCCGCGCGTACGACGCGGCCATCGCCGCCATGGAGGCGAACGACTTCGGCGTGCAGCGGCCGCTGCTGATCGCCGACCGCGGGCGGATCGACGAACTCCAGGGCGACTACGACGCGGCGGTCGAGCGCTTCCGCGAGGCGATGGCGCTGGACCCCGGCCGCAACCTGCACCTCGAGACCGGCCGCGCGCTCCGCGCGGCGGGGCGCCTCGCGGAGGCCGAGTCCGAACTGCGCGAAGCGCTGCGCCGCATCCCCGCGGACCCGCACGCGCACCTGGAGCTGGCCTCCGTACTGGAGGTGAACGGGAACCCGGAAGGCGCCCGGGAGCACCTGCGGAGCGCGCTCGCGGCGTGGGCACCCGCCGACGCGTCGTTCGAGCCCCCCCGCGAAGCCCGCGCGAAGCTGGCCGAGCTGGACGGCGCGAACTGA
- a CDS encoding CARDB domain-containing protein, which produces MRERRAVEDRAKRRTWAGRLSLCLVGIGLAGIGLAAAACGGENPLPPPPPPPPNQAPQAVGAIPPQSVNVGETATIDVASYFGDPDGGALTYTASTSNPAVVSVAVTGSSLALVGVADGAATVTVTARDPGGLTAAQSVAVTVQTPNRTPETVGSIPARSVNTGQTVTLDVVSYFRDPDGDALGFSAATSAAGVVSVSMSGSILTMVGVADGTATVTVTASDPGGLTAAQSVAVTVQTPNRAPEAVGTVPAQNVNARETETLDVASYFRDPDGDPLTYTAATSNAAVVSAATSGSALTLTGVAEGAATVTVTARDPGGLTAAQSVSVSVRRAAAPDLEFSGVSPQAITVAPGGEGVVEFTIRNAGNAASPATNSRAHESNDAAITTSDRVASDDIAVEALAPAVTATVRLRISVAASAASGSTYFGMCVDPVTGETNTANNCSSAVRLTIAAADSLTQLTDNNALDSNPAWSPDGRRVAFQSDRDGNIEIYVMNADGSGQTRLTNNSASDGSPAWSPDGRRIAFQSDRDGNEEIYVMNADGSSQTNLTSDPALDSNPAWSPDGTRIAFSSDRAPEDFLEPNYPDVYVMNADGSGPIQLTDTSLIDEAAAWSPDGSKIAFHQWAPTAGLLQVIVPADIHVMNADGSGQMNLTRGRVEFRDPFDEHPAWSPDGTWIAFSSDRDDRFDGNREIYVMGADGSGQTRLTNNSADDRTPAWSPDGTRIAFSSDGDIYALRLPAAVSQQPVGRQPSDLASAAPFKIVVESVEVRGRRGGQRGDS; this is translated from the coding sequence ATGAGGGAGAGGCGGGCCGTGGAAGATCGCGCGAAACGCAGGACCTGGGCGGGCAGGCTGTCCTTGTGCCTGGTGGGCATCGGCCTGGCGGGCATCGGCCTGGCGGCCGCGGCCTGCGGGGGCGAGAACCCACTGCCGCCTCCTCCGCCGCCCCCGCCGAACCAGGCGCCGCAGGCGGTGGGCGCGATTCCTCCCCAGAGCGTGAACGTCGGCGAGACGGCGACGATCGACGTGGCGTCGTACTTCGGCGACCCGGACGGAGGGGCGCTCACGTACACGGCCTCGACGTCCAACCCGGCGGTGGTCTCGGTGGCGGTGACCGGAAGCAGCCTGGCGCTGGTCGGGGTGGCGGACGGCGCCGCGACGGTGACGGTGACGGCCCGGGACCCCGGGGGCCTGACGGCGGCGCAGAGCGTGGCGGTGACGGTGCAGACGCCCAATCGCACGCCTGAGACGGTCGGTTCGATCCCCGCCCGGAGCGTGAACACAGGTCAGACGGTGACGCTGGACGTGGTGTCGTACTTCCGCGATCCGGACGGAGACGCGCTGGGGTTCTCGGCGGCGACGTCGGCCGCGGGGGTGGTATCGGTCTCGATGTCTGGGAGCATCCTGACGATGGTCGGGGTCGCGGACGGCACGGCGACGGTCACGGTGACCGCGAGCGATCCGGGCGGCCTGACCGCGGCGCAGAGCGTGGCAGTGACCGTGCAGACGCCGAACCGCGCCCCGGAGGCGGTGGGCACGGTTCCGGCGCAGAACGTGAACGCGCGTGAGACCGAGACGCTGGACGTGGCGTCCTACTTCCGCGATCCGGACGGGGACCCGCTGACGTACACTGCGGCGACGTCGAACGCGGCGGTCGTGTCCGCCGCGACCTCCGGGAGCGCCCTGACGCTGACCGGCGTGGCGGAGGGCGCGGCGACGGTGACGGTGACGGCCCGCGATCCGGGCGGCCTGACGGCGGCGCAAAGCGTATCGGTGAGCGTGCGCCGGGCGGCGGCCCCCGACCTGGAGTTCAGCGGGGTGAGTCCGCAAGCGATCACCGTGGCGCCGGGCGGTGAGGGCGTCGTGGAGTTCACGATCCGGAACGCCGGCAACGCCGCCTCGCCCGCAACGAACTCGAGGGCGCACGAGTCGAACGACGCCGCGATCACCACCTCCGACCGGGTGGCGAGCGACGACATCGCGGTGGAAGCGCTCGCGCCCGCCGTCACCGCGACCGTCCGGCTGAGGATCTCCGTGGCGGCGAGTGCGGCTTCCGGAAGCACCTACTTCGGGATGTGCGTCGACCCGGTGACCGGCGAAACCAACACCGCCAACAACTGCTCGAGCGCCGTCCGGCTGACGATCGCCGCGGCCGACAGCCTCACGCAGCTGACGGACAACAACGCACTTGATTCCAACCCCGCGTGGTCGCCGGACGGGCGCAGGGTCGCTTTCCAGTCCGACCGCGACGGGAACATCGAGATCTATGTGATGAACGCGGACGGCAGCGGCCAGACGCGGCTGACGAACAACTCGGCAAGCGATGGTTCCCCCGCGTGGTCGCCGGACGGACGCAGGATCGCCTTCCAGTCCGACCGCGACGGCAACGAAGAGATCTACGTGATGAACGCGGACGGCAGCAGTCAGACGAATCTGACGAGCGACCCGGCACTTGATTCCAACCCCGCGTGGTCACCGGACGGGACCAGGATCGCCTTTTCGTCCGACCGCGCGCCGGAGGATTTTCTGGAACCAAACTACCCTGACGTCTACGTGATGAACGCCGACGGCAGCGGCCCGATTCAACTGACGGACACCTCCCTGATTGATGAGGCGGCCGCGTGGTCACCGGACGGGAGCAAGATCGCCTTCCACCAGTGGGCGCCGACGGCGGGTCTCCTCCAGGTCATCGTTCCCGCTGACATCCACGTGATGAACGCCGACGGCAGTGGCCAGATGAACCTCACGAGGGGCCGTGTCGAATTTAGGGATCCGTTTGATGAGCACCCTGCGTGGTCGCCCGACGGGACCTGGATCGCTTTCTCGTCCGACCGCGACGACCGGTTTGACGGTAACCGGGAAATCTACGTGATGGGCGCCGACGGCAGCGGCCAGACGAGGCTTACGAACAACTCCGCCGATGATCGCACCCCCGCGTGGTCACCCGACGGGACGAGGATCGCGTTCTCTTCCGACGGCGACATCTACGCGCTGCGGCTTCCCGCGGCCGTTTCACAGCAACCGGTCGGCCGGCAACCCTCCGACCTCGCCTCGGCGGCACCGTTCAAGATCGTCGTCGAGTCCGTCGAAGTGCGTGGAAGGCGAGGAGGTCAGCGTGGTGATAGCTGA
- a CDS encoding CARDB domain-containing protein, whose product MIADEGSLTGSVILGRMPGGMRAGWLALCLAGVGLAVAACGGENPLPPPPPPPPNQAPQAVGAIPPQSVNVGETATVEVASYFRDPDGGALTYTAAASDPGVVSVAVSGSSLALVGVADGAATVTVTARDPGGLTAAQSVAVTVQTPNRAPETVGSIPAQSVNTGQTTTLDVSSYFRDPDGDALGFSAATSAAGVVSVQMSGSSLALVGVADGTATVTVTAADPGGLTAAQSVAVTVQTPNRAPEAVGSVPAQNVNAGETATLDVASYFRDPDGDALTYTAATSNAGVATAATSGNSLTLTGVAEGAATVTVTARDPGGLTAAQSVSVSVRRAAAPDLEFSGVSPQAITVAPGGEGVVEFTIRNAGNAASPATNSRAHESNDAAITTSDRVASDDIAVEALAPAATATVRLRISVAVSAASGSTYFGMCVDPVTGETNTANNCSIAVTMTISAPAVPTRLTNHSGDAHSPAWSPDGAHLAFTGESRDGRTSEIYLMNADGAGLVQLTHEGSAWQDNVAWSPRGDVIAFSSDRASPGNPNGYREIWTQNLSDGAAAPLTRHDGHDDYPTWSPDGRIAFESDRDGDFNIYAWPVGRTVGPLTTHVARDENPAWSPDGTRIAFRSDRDGNMEIYTKDLNVGPGLGLTRLTDHAARDDYPKWSPDGARIVFTSNRDGNSEIYVMNADGTGLTRLTRDPGLDFTPAWSPDGASIAFASDRADGTGKLDIYVMAAPAADRPPSGRSRIPLDAPEQRLMRAVPFTIVVESVEVPR is encoded by the coding sequence GTGATAGCTGACGAGGGATCCCTGACCGGATCGGTCATACTCGGGCGTATGCCGGGCGGGATGAGGGCGGGCTGGCTGGCCCTGTGCCTGGCGGGCGTCGGTCTGGCGGTCGCGGCCTGCGGGGGGGAAAACCCGCTGCCGCCTCCTCCTCCGCCCCCGCCCAACCAGGCGCCGCAGGCGGTGGGCGCGATCCCTCCCCAGAGCGTGAACGTCGGCGAGACGGCGACGGTCGAAGTGGCGTCGTACTTCCGCGACCCGGACGGAGGGGCGCTGACCTACACGGCCGCGGCGTCGGACCCGGGCGTGGTCTCGGTGGCGGTGTCCGGGAGCAGCCTGGCGCTGGTCGGCGTGGCCGACGGCGCCGCGACGGTGACGGTGACGGCCCGGGACCCCGGGGGTCTGACGGCGGCGCAGAGCGTGGCGGTGACGGTGCAGACACCCAACCGCGCCCCGGAGACGGTGGGTTCGATACCGGCCCAGAGCGTGAACACGGGCCAGACGACGACGCTGGACGTCTCCTCGTACTTCCGCGACCCGGACGGGGACGCGCTGGGGTTCTCGGCGGCGACGTCGGCCGCCGGGGTGGTGTCGGTCCAGATGTCGGGAAGCAGCCTGGCGCTGGTCGGGGTGGCCGACGGCACGGCGACGGTGACGGTGACCGCGGCCGATCCGGGCGGCCTGACCGCGGCGCAGAGCGTGGCGGTGACGGTCCAGACGCCGAACCGCGCCCCGGAGGCGGTGGGCTCGGTTCCGGCGCAGAACGTGAACGCGGGTGAGACGGCGACGCTGGACGTGGCGTCGTACTTCCGCGATCCCGACGGGGACGCGCTCACGTACACGGCGGCGACCTCGAACGCGGGGGTGGCGACCGCCGCGACCTCCGGCAACAGCCTGACGCTGACCGGCGTGGCGGAGGGCGCGGCGACGGTGACGGTGACGGCCCGCGATCCGGGCGGCCTGACGGCGGCGCAAAGCGTATCGGTGAGCGTGCGCCGGGCGGCGGCCCCCGACCTGGAGTTCAGCGGGGTGAGTCCGCAAGCGATCACCGTGGCGCCGGGCGGTGAGGGCGTCGTGGAGTTCACGATCCGGAACGCCGGCAACGCCGCCTCGCCCGCAACGAACTCGAGGGCGCACGAGTCGAACGACGCCGCGATCACCACCTCCGACCGGGTGGCAAGCGACGACATCGCGGTGGAAGCGCTCGCGCCCGCCGCCACCGCGACCGTCCGGCTGAGGATCTCCGTGGCGGTGAGTGCGGCCTCCGGAAGCACCTACTTCGGGATGTGCGTCGACCCCGTGACCGGCGAGACGAACACCGCCAACAACTGCTCGATCGCGGTCACGATGACCATCTCGGCGCCCGCCGTCCCGACGCGGCTCACGAACCACTCGGGCGATGCCCATAGTCCCGCGTGGTCACCGGACGGCGCCCACCTCGCCTTCACGGGCGAATCCCGGGACGGCCGGACCTCAGAGATCTACCTGATGAATGCCGACGGCGCCGGCCTCGTTCAACTGACCCACGAAGGATCCGCCTGGCAGGACAACGTCGCGTGGTCGCCCCGCGGGGACGTGATCGCGTTCTCGTCCGACCGCGCCTCCCCGGGCAACCCCAACGGTTACCGCGAGATATGGACGCAGAATCTCTCGGACGGGGCGGCGGCGCCGCTGACGCGCCACGACGGCCACGACGACTACCCCACTTGGTCCCCGGATGGCCGAATCGCCTTCGAGTCCGACCGCGACGGCGACTTCAACATCTACGCGTGGCCCGTGGGCCGGACCGTGGGGCCGCTGACCACCCACGTTGCACGGGACGAGAACCCCGCGTGGTCCCCCGACGGGACGAGGATCGCTTTCAGGTCCGACCGCGACGGCAACATGGAGATCTACACGAAGGATCTGAATGTCGGCCCCGGCCTTGGCCTGACGCGGCTCACAGACCACGCCGCTCGTGACGACTACCCGAAGTGGTCTCCCGATGGCGCCAGAATCGTGTTCACGTCCAACCGGGACGGCAACAGCGAGATTTACGTGATGAACGCGGACGGCACCGGCCTGACGCGGCTGACCCGTGACCCCGGTCTCGATTTTACCCCCGCCTGGTCTCCCGACGGCGCCAGCATCGCTTTCGCGTCCGACCGGGCCGACGGGACCGGCAAGCTCGACATCTACGTAATGGCTGCTCCGGCCGCCGACCGTCCACCCTCGGGACGGTCCAGGATCCCGCTCGATGCCCCGGAGCAGCGACTCATGCGGGCCGTGCCGTTCACGATCGTCGTCGAGTCCGTCGAGGTGCCGCGCTGA